Below is a genomic region from Equus caballus isolate H_3958 breed thoroughbred chromosome X, TB-T2T, whole genome shotgun sequence.
AGCCCATGGCAACCGCCTAGCATGGGACTCTGACCAAGGTGGGCACTAGCCGACAGGGTCTGCTGACAGGCATAGACTTGGAGATATTGGGCAGGTAGTTGAATAGCTAAGTTGGGGTTTGGGAGAGAAGTCTGTCCTAGAAGTATGAATTTGGAAGATAGCAGCCTGTAGGGGATATCGAAAGCCTTGAGACCAGATCAGATCTTCATGCATGTACATGTAGATGGAGAAGAGTCACATTCCTGGGACAGCAAGCAGTTgcaaaggagaggggagggagtggcAGGCAGGAACCCAGGGCAGGAGTGGCAGTTACAATGGAGGGGTTACTGTGGAGGAGTTGAGGGTGCAGGGGACTGAGATTCAACCCTGGGTTGAGCAGCTTGAGGTTGCGGGGGACCTGGTTCCGGACTATTTGATGAGGGGGACTGGGTGACGGGGAGTTTGGACAACTCTGGAATTTTGTTACTGGTGGAGGTCTTCAGGAAACATTGTCAGTCCAGCTCACCTCTAGTGGCCCTGGGCCTGTGGAATGGAGCATGTATTTTTGTTGCTGTCTTTGAGTCTTGCCTCCCTCAGCACCAAGTCTCAGAGAGGCCGGGAGATTCCTCTTGGGTTCAGCCATCATGGCCTGGTCGTCAGCCTCATGAGACTGAAGGCATCTCTGTGCTCCTGTGTCCTTGGGTCTTGTGTTGTCCCAtctgcagggaggaggaggggcttggGAGTGTGGGCTCATGGGACTCCATCTGTTCCCACCACCTCAGTTGCCTCGCTAGGATCAGGAGGCTTCTGTAGGTGAGATGAGTGGGGATGCTGAGGTCAGGATAGAAGCCCTAAGGCTGACACATCTCAGCACTTGCAGGCTGCCCTGGGGCTTTGGGCCGCCAGAGGTGGGCAGCTGGTGAGAAAACATCGTTGACAGGAAGTGGCTTTTTTTCATGCAGCAGATGGCCGAGGATAAGGCCTCAGTGAAAGCCCAGGTGACGTCCTTGCTGGGGGAGCTCCAGGAGAGCCAGAGTCGCTTGGAGGCCGCCACTAAGGAGCGGCAGGCTCTGGAGGGCAGGTGAGTGGGGAGGGAAAGCCCACCCTGGAGGCCACTGTCGGGATGCCCGAGAAGAGGGAGGCAGTTTAGGGTCCTCCAGGGGTTCCTCTGAGAGAGGGCAGCCTGGGGGATGTGCTGCCTGAGCACACGGGAGTGTTGGGGCAGCAGGGCCTTGCAGGAGTTGTGGGCTGGGCATCTGGGACCCAGCGCTTCTGGGCTGTCTGACCTTTTGCTGGAATTTGGGATTATTCTCTTAGGGGGCATTTTGGGGGGGTCCCATGAGCACCCCGTGATCCACTGTCACCTCTGGAAGTACTCCCAGTGCCCTCTCCCCTGaggtttattacagggaaaggtCACATGCCAGGACCTGCGAGGACAGAAGACACAGGTCGGGGGTAGAGAACCCCACGCCTtaggctccctccttcccttcctcctgtgAGGGGCCCACCGAGTGCTCTCCCTTCTCCAGCAGCGACACTGCAACACTGGAGACCCCGGGAACCTACTGGAGACTCAGCGCCCCGGGTTTGATTGGGGGCTGGTCACGCAGGgccccctgccgggcatgcaccACACTTCCCGACTCCCAGAGGAAAGCAGGTGCTCCCCATAAACCATCCTGTTGTGCAGGAGTCCAGGCGCAGGGACCACCCTTAGCAGTAAGGAAAGTGTCATGTCAGCGTAGGGGACTTGGACCAGCCCACTGCCCAGGCGCCACCCGAGGGCCAACCTTGCAAGCTGGCCCTTCGTCAGACCTCCTGGTTGTTCTTTTCTGCACAGTCGCgaggcttggggtgggggggggggggagattcCTGGAAGTGCCTTCACTGGGTCAAAGGGCACGGATGTTTCTGTGGTTCTCATGCCACCCAGCGGCTGCCCTCCAGAAAAATGGGTCCGATCGAAAGGGGTGGCGCCAGCTCCCCCGGTGCAGTAGGTGATCAGGGTGCATTGGATGATGTCAGGGACACCTTCCTGAAGAAGGCTAGAGGAGCAGGCAGGAGTTTTCCAACGAGTCTGAATAACGCTTTAGACGCCCCCTCCCCTTATCGGAGCGATACGTGAGATGGCGTGAATGCACTTCCATCCAGAGAACAGACCTTGAGCAGAGGCATCGCAGCGCTGAGCCTGGTTGGCTCCGGCTTGTCGCATTCAGTGTCTTCCCACCGTGTACTCTTCTGTACTGCCAAGTTTCTAAAATCGCATATGTAATTTTCAGGACAATTTGGTGTCTTTCTTGCCggtcttttttctgttcacatAAAAGAAGCTGCTGGAGGCATTTCGCTGTTAGTGCAGTTTTGCAGCCGACTTTGGTCAGTTAACGACCCTGCAACGGCGTTTACTCTGGCACTTGTAGGCTCTTGGGCAGCCTCCTTTCCCATCCTTCCCCCACATGGTCGAGTGTGTAAATACTGAACTGGGCAGCTTGGGGCACGAAGCCTTGCTTGCATCTCAGATCATTCAGTGTGGCCATTTAAACAGCTTCAAACTTCATACACATGGCTGCTCTCTGAGCCCTAGACCTGTCACGTCGGAATGGCCTTCCCCTTGTTCCAGGGCCCCTGGCAGGCAGCAGTTCCAtctggtgatggtgatggtagcACGTAACTTTTGTCACATCACAGATGGAAATGTGTTCAATGTATTTGGACAAGTGCAGAGAAACAGTGAGACCAGTGAAACCCCCTAATAACTTCCTCCACCCAGAAACACCCACTGTTGCCCCCCATGGTGGGGACTATGGAGGGTCTCGAGACAGCAGGATGACATGGCTGTAGCCTGAAACTGGAGATTTAGGGGACTGTGGGGAGATATGAGTGTGGAGACGGGAGATGGGGGCCATGGGGTGGTATGGGCCTGGATCAGAAGATCAAGGGAGGAGAGATGAGCCATTCTGGTGGGAGTGTGGAAGGAAGAATGCCCTGCCAAGGCTGTCACTGTCACCCAGGCAAGCAGGCAGCAGACTCAGCTTTCAGGTGTGGGCATTTGGGACTCCAGCTGAGCCATTGAGGTGGGCCAGCTGCCTCCTTGCCACTTCCAGAACAGTGACTGGGACGGAATGAGTTGCCTGAGCACACTGGATCTCCCCcctcacccaccccccccccccccagccgcAGATCTTCTAGAAAGGCTTGTCTTTGCTGGCTGCCTCCACTTCCTTTCCTCCTAGTCTCTCCTGACCCCCTCCACTGAGACTGCTCTGACCGGGGCCCCCGGTATCCACCTGTTGGAACCCCATAGACGGTTCCTGGGGGCTCCTCTACCCTAGCCCCAGCAGTGTCCTCTTCTGAGACCACCTCCTTCACCTTGGAAGGGGCTTCCCTAATGCATGTCATCAACCTGAACCCTGAGCCGCGGGTCTCCTTGCCACCTGCACTTGTTTCCCTGCCGGGTGCCTGTGGTGATGTGAAGACATCACCCCCAACCTGGTGCCCTGCGGTTGTCCCTGTCTCCGGTGACAGCACCTCCACCTGGACAGTGAGTGGCGCCCCCCTTTTCATGGTGCTTTGGCTGTGCGTTGACAGGACGTTCTGGACCACGCCCTCTCCCTGTGGCTGTCCTCTCCCGCGGACTGCTGCGCTTCTAGTGCTCTCGGGCTCCGCTTTCCTTCTGCTGCCAGCCCTTCTCAGCACGGCAGGGATCCTGTGAGCACGGCGGGTGGCGCCTGTCACCCTCTGCTCCTGCCGGGGCTCTGCTGTGACCGCCCCCTTCCCCTGTGCCAGGGCCCGGGCGGCCAGTGAGCAGGCCCGGCAGCTGGAGAGTGAGCGGGAGGCGCTGCAGCAGCAGCACAACGTGCAGGTGGACCAGCTGCGCATGCAGACCCAGAGCATGGAGGCTGCCCTGCGCATGGAGCGCCAGGCTGCCTCGGAGGAGAAGTGAGTGGGTTCCTAACACTGGGAGGGACAGGGCCCAGTGGGGGGGCCATCAGTGGCTTTCTGCCTTCGGGGTAGCCCTTCTCGGGACTGGCTGCCCCTTATGCTGCACCCAGTACACACCCAAATGATCCATCTTTGATACAATAATATTATCCATTCTCCAGTCCACATTCAGATTCCACTGTTTGTCCCATATGTTAACAGCATCTCGTTCAGGATCCTGCATTCTTTCCATTGGTGTGCCTTTTGAGTCTTCTTTAATCTAGAACAGTCATCCTGCCTTTGCATATTTTTCATGAAGTTGACGTTTTTGAAGAGTACAAGACAGttgcattttattataaaaatttctttttgtacttttaaaaatgttagctTTAAGGAAAATGATAGTAACTAGTGAGCAAAGTCTGCCTCAGAGCTACAGGCCTTTAAGGCACAGATGCATCCCGGCAGCTCCACTCCTGTCTGTGGACAGAACAAGAAGGAAGAGGGTGGAGTTGGAAGCAGGAAAAGCTGTGGCTGGACCAGGACAAGGTGTTTTCTCCAGCAAAAGCTCCTTTTTCTTAGGCGGAAGCTGGCCCAGCTACAGGTAGCCTATCACCAGCTCTTCCAAGAGTATGACAACCACATCAAGAGCAGCATGGTGAGCAGTGAGCGGAACCGAGTGAGTATGGCTGGGATGTCCTTGAGCCTGTCTAGGACTGACCTTACCCTGGCTCCTCTCCTTACTCCTCCAAATTTGGGGATGTTGGGACTCAAGGCCCTCCCTGAAGACTTGACAGAGTTGGCTTTTGGGAGGGGTGCTCTGTTTGTCTAGAGCTTTGTCCAGGCTGCAGTGTGATGGCTCAGGGCAGGCCGCAGGGAGGTGGGATGCTTGGGCCGTACTGTTTGCTGCCTacagtgggctgggctgggcttctAGATGTTCCCTCCGTGGGCTGGGAATATGCTTGCTCCATGGCCAGTCCCTCCCGCCAGCTGTTGCCAGCTCGGCTCCTGGCTCAGGTTTCTCTGAGCCAAGGTAAGCCCCGGGAACGTTTCCATCTCCAACAGTGTTGAAGGCAGCTGGGAGCCCTTTTTTAGTTTGTTCTTATCGGACCTGTACTGGGTGCAGTTTCTAGCGATCACATTTTAAGCAGGATGTTGTCAAACATGAAAGTACCCAGAGGAGACTTGTAAGGGTAAAGCCTGAAACCGGGTCACATGGGGAAGAGTTAATGACAAAACTGTGGCCCTTTGATCTCCAGAGGGAAGACTTGGTGGCATGTGTGGGTGTCTGTATGtatgcgtctgtgtgtgtgtctgtatgtgcaTGTATTTGTAATGTCTGTGCACGTGCgcacgtatgtgtgtgtgaccAGCAGACCTTTGACCAGGTGGCAGAGTGGCAGGACCAGTGGGTCTCAGCCTAGCGGGCATGTGGTACAGTGTTAGTGCGGGAGACTGGCTCAGAGTGGAGAGGGTGGCCTCAGTGGGGAGTCTGGCCCCTATCCCCTGAAGGGTTGGAGGAGGGCTGTCTAGCTGGGGATTCTGGGAAGGGGATGTCGGCCTGTGTGGGAGGCTGTGCCAGATGACTTCAGAGGTCCCCTCCAACCTCTCTCTTTCTAATACTCTGCACACGCCGACAGCTTGTGGTCAGCATTGTCCTAGTTCAGGACAGCCGGGGTTGATCTTTCGTTGTTCTTGGCTCTCACCTGGAATGGCAGCTATCCTGGGGGCAGCCTGGCCCCCATTCCGGGCCGGCTCAGGGTCTGTCATCTCCCTCTTGTCCGTCTCCAGGGAATGCAGCTGGAAGATCTTAAGCAGCAGCTCCAGCAGGCCGAGGAGGCCCTGGTGGCCAAACAGGAAGCGATTGACAAGCTCAAGGAAGAGGCCGAGCAGCATAAGATTGTGATGGAGACCGTTCCGGTGCTGAAGGCCCAGGTGAGGGCTCTCTGAGGCCTGCACACGGGTGAGCAGACTGGGCCCACTGGCGCTGGGACCTGGTGTGACTCTGGTGTCATTTTGCAGTAGCTTCTTGGAAGCTCTTCGAGTTCCTTATGCTGTTCCTTGACCTCTCAGCACAAGTGGGATGACTCGCTCTCTGCCGTGGGTTCTGGGAGGGTAGGAGCAGGCTCTGCCTTGTTTCCTGGTGCCTGGCATGGAATGTCTGATGAATGGCTGATGGACGGCGGGTGTGTCCCCCTCTCTTGGCTTTGCCAGGCGGATATCTACAAGGCGGACTTCCAGGCGGAAAGGCAGGCCCGGGAGAAGCTGGCTGAGAAAAAGGAGTGTCTGCAGGAGCAGCTGGAGCAGCTGCAGAGGGAGTACAGCCGGTTGAAGGCCAGCTGTCAGGAGTCAGCCAGGTGGGCCTCAGCGTGGCCCCACGGGGAGCAGGGCTGGGTACTGGTGGGGAGTCTCCAGTAGTAACCACAGGAGACTGAGTGCTCCTGGCTTGTTGGGTTAGGGTGAGCTGGccctcccactcccctcctcccacccctgtccTTCCATCAGCTTTGTACACCTGGACCTTGACTTTCACGTATTTATTGGACGGTTTCTCTTCTCTAAGGATCGAAGATATGAGGAAGCGGCATGTAGAGGTCTCCCAGCCCCCCTTACCCCCCACCCCAGGTGAGTGAGCTGCAGGaagagtggggagggcagggtgcTGGGAGAAGGATTCTGTGACGGAGAGAGCCACGTCTAACCCCAGAGTTGCTCTTTGGAGCGCACACACACGGTGGGGGTGGGAGCTTGCATTGGCTGCCTTCCCCATCGGTAAGGGGGGATTAAAGTGGAGGAGCTAGTGGCAGGGAGCCTGATAGTTGGCTCCAGTTTCAGGACTTTCTGCATCTGCGCTCTTTCCCCAGCTCACCACTCCATTCACTCGGCCCTGCCCAGCCAGAGGAGAAGTCCCCCCGAGGAGCCACCCGACTTCTGTTGCCCCAAGTGCCAGTACCAGGCTCCTGACATGGACACCCTGCAGATACACGTCATGGAGTGCATCGAGTAGGGCTGCCTGTTGATCACCAGCCTGGGACAGTGTCATCTGTGCTTTCCTCTCCTGCCCGCCAAGTCCTGAATGATGGGCTAAGTGACAAAGAACCGGCCACTTCTTTGAGCCCCGAGAGCTAGCCGCTGGGCCTTACGCTTCAGCTCCCCCATCTGCTGGTTCACCTCTTTTAGGGTACACAGAGCCCCAGCTAGGCCTgactctgccctttttttttttgttctgtctGCTTGAACCGCTTGCCCCTCGGGCTCCCTGTTCTTCCACCTCCACTGGGGAAGTCGAGAATCAAGGTCGGGGCTCTTGGAGAGGACTGCCTCCCCAGCGAGATGGGTGggagcccctcctccctgctggGTTGCTGCTGCTCTCACGGGCTGCCTGGTGTTCCACATGGGGCTGCACCACCGTGGATTGAACCAGTCGGCTGCTGATGGACATGTAggttgttgccaatctttttactGTCATAAATAACGCTGCACTGAAAATCCTCGTGCATCCGTCATGTGTATCTTTGGGTCAAGTTCTTAGAGACGGCACCATAGAGCATCAGCCAACGGAGTAGATGGTGCCGGGCCTGCCTGCCCCCGAAGTGTGGTTTCCCGCCGCCCTTGCTCCCCATAGCCTTGCTATCCACCAGGGCTGTGGTTCTCTGTTAAGAGTGagcttgagcatcttttcagagcTTGAAGGGGCCTTTCATTTCTTCTGGTGTGAATAGCTTGTTTgtgttttttgcccatttttctattgggctgTTAGTCTTTTGTTCCCTGGTTTGTAGGAGCTCTTTGGTCATTAGTGGGATCCGCTCTTGGGTGTGAGGAAGTTGCAGTGATCTTTTCCTGCTCGCCTTTGGGCTGGGTTTCTGGGACTCGGTTTGTTACCTTTGCGCCATCACGTTTATCCACCTTTGGGATAAAGTGCTTTGGGGTTGGAGTTGTTGAGGCCGCCCTGTGGTCTGAGGGAGGACTGCTTCCTGCATACACGCTTTTCCGTTCCTCTTCCTAACACTGCGAGAGCACGGCCGCCCAATGTGAGTGGTGGTGGCCGTCTTTCATCACATTCCAGAAGTTTGTGACGTCCTAGCCTTGCGTTCGAACAGGAGCCACTTGGCAACGATTGGCAGATTACAAACACCAGAGAACTCTTCCTTGTTGTTGTGCAAGATGCTGAGTATTTCCTAGGATTGCAGAGCCATGGGCATTCACCCTGCAACTGTAGTAAAGAGAGGACGTTGAAAGTGGAGGGAGAATGGGACGACGGCCCATCGTTTgctccttggtgccctggccctcgccctgccctcctcccagcttCCCAGGTCAGGAATGGGGTATTGCGGATCTGGCCCTGCGTCTTCTCGTGGGGCTTCCTGGTACTTGGCAATGAGAGAGCTGAGCAGAATTAGGATGGAAGTCTAGTATTGAGACTGAAAACAAGCCTGGGCCGGGGCTGTCTTGGCATCTGGAGGGTGGGAGCAACTTGTCCATTTCCTGAAGCCCGGGTGTCTAATTGCAGATTGTGCTTCAGAAAAATGTTAAAGGCACAGACAGGTTCTCTGCTCGTGGGTGCCACATTTCTATCCCAATCCTATAATTTTTCTACAAGAGcacttttagttttttgggggtgtattagtttcccatggctcctgtaacaaattaccataaacttggtggcttaaatcAGCAGGAATTCATTCTtttacggttctggaggccagaagtctgaaatcagggtgtgggcagggttgattctttctggaggctgtgaGGGGGAGTCTGGTCcgggcctctctcccagcttccggTGGTTGTCCTTGGTGCTCCTCAGCTGGTggacacatcactccagtctttgCCTCCATGGTTACGTGGCCTCTTCATCTgactgtgtcttctcttctgtctcttacagGGACACCAGTCATCGGGTTTAGGGCTCACCTATATCATCcaagatgatctcatcttgagatttTTACCTTCATTACATCCACAAaaaccctttttccaaataaggtcataatCACAAGTCCTGGGGGTTAGAACGTGTGCATATCTTTTGGGGCTACCATTTAACCCAGCACCAGGGCCTCTTCTGGAGCCCACAGATTAGGACAAATGCAGTCAAAGGCAGGTGTCTTCAGGACGTGCAGCTCTGTTCAAGGGGTTGTTCCCCGGGGTGATGGTGGCCGCTGGGAAGCTGGAGTTCGGTGTGGGACAGGCCCTTGCAGGCGTGCAGACTCTTGTTCTTTAGGCTGGACGCTGCTGCCAGGGCCAGTGGGTGTGGGCAGGAGAAGGGGGTATAGTGCAGTAGGACGGAGCCATTGGACCACCTGCA
It encodes:
- the IKBKG gene encoding NF-kappa-B essential modulator produces the protein MSRPPWKSQLCEMVQPSGGPAGDQDVLGEESSLGKPAMLHLPSEQGTPETFQRCLEENQELRDAIRQSNQMLRERCEELQHFQSSQREEKEFLMQKFQEARKLVERLSLEKLDLRRQREQALKEVEHLKRCQQQMAEDKASVKAQVTSLLGELQESQSRLEAATKERQALEGRARAASEQARQLESEREALQQQHNVQVDQLRMQTQSMEAALRMERQAASEEKRKLAQLQVAYHQLFQEYDNHIKSSMVSSERNRGMQLEDLKQQLQQAEEALVAKQEAIDKLKEEAEQHKIVMETVPVLKAQADIYKADFQAERQAREKLAEKKECLQEQLEQLQREYSRLKASCQESARIEDMRKRHVEVSQPPLPPTPAHHSIHSALPSQRRSPPEEPPDFCCPKCQYQAPDMDTLQIHVMECIE
- the IKBKG gene encoding NF-kappa-B essential modulator isoform X8, producing the protein MSRPPWKSQLCEMVQPSGGPAGDQDVLGEESSLGKPAMLHLPSEQGTPETFQRCLEENQELRDAIRQSNQMLRERCEELQHFQSSQREEKEFLMQKFQEARKLVERLSLEKLDLRRQREQALKEVEHLKRCQQQMAEDKASVKAQVTSLLGELQESQSRLEAATKERQALEGRARAASEQARQLESEREALQQQHNVQVDQLRMQTQSMEAALRMERQAASEEKRKLAQLQVAYHQLFQEYDNHIKSSMGMQLEDLKQQLQQAEEALVAKQEAIDKLKEEAEQHKIVMETVPVLKAQADIYKADFQAERQAREKLAEKKECLQEQLEQLQREYSRLKASCQESARIEDMRKRHVEVSQPPLPPTPAHHSIHSALPSQRRSPPEEPPDFCCPKCQYQAPDMDTLQIHVMECIE
- the IKBKG gene encoding NF-kappa-B essential modulator isoform X3, encoding MPRGSACSSAPFVRVPITGSAPPLQSGFVARRRRPYTLAEGSTSAGSVATPPRPSLWAGPSEPFPLAGRSPARVRPVLLGGLVVAPPLAGRGQPSAWRLDTVARGTRERTLTCWMSRPPWKSQLCEMVQPSGGPAGDQDVLGEESSLGKPAMLHLPSEQGTPETFQRCLEENQELRDAIRQSNQMLRERCEELQHFQSSQREEKEFLMQKFQEARKLVERLSLEKLDLRRQREQALKEVEHLKRCQQQMAEDKASVKAQVTSLLGELQESQSRLEAATKERQALEGRARAASEQARQLESEREALQQQHNVQVDQLRMQTQSMEAALRMERQAASEEKRKLAQLQVAYHQLFQEYDNHIKSSMGMQLEDLKQQLQQAEEALVAKQEAIDKLKEEAEQHKIVMETVPVLKAQADIYKADFQAERQAREKLAEKKECLQEQLEQLQREYSRLKASCQESARIEDMRKRHVEVSQPPLPPTPAHHSIHSALPSQRRSPPEEPPDFCCPKCQYQAPDMDTLQIHVMECIE
- the IKBKG gene encoding NF-kappa-B essential modulator isoform X1 codes for the protein MPRGSACSSAPFVRVPITGSAPPLQSGFVARRRRPYTLAEGSTSAGSVATPPRPSLWAGPSEPFPLAGRSPARVRPVLLGGLVVAPPLAGRGQPSAWRLDTVARGTRERTLTCWMSRPPWKSQLCEMVQPSGGPAGDQDVLGEESSLGKPAMLHLPSEQGTPETFQRCLEENQELRDAIRQSNQMLRERCEELQHFQSSQREEKEFLMQKFQEARKLVERLSLEKLDLRRQREQALKEVEHLKRCQQQMAEDKASVKAQVTSLLGELQESQSRLEAATKERQALEGRARAASEQARQLESEREALQQQHNVQVDQLRMQTQSMEAALRMERQAASEEKRKLAQLQVAYHQLFQEYDNHIKSSMVSSERNRGMQLEDLKQQLQQAEEALVAKQEAIDKLKEEAEQHKIVMETVPVLKAQADIYKADFQAERQAREKLAEKKECLQEQLEQLQREYSRLKASCQESARIEDMRKRHVEVSQPPLPPTPAHHSIHSALPSQRRSPPEEPPDFCCPKCQYQAPDMDTLQIHVMECIE
- the IKBKG gene encoding NF-kappa-B essential modulator isoform X10; amino-acid sequence: MSRPPWKSQLCEMVQPSGGPAGDQDVLGEESSLGKPAMLHLPSEQGTPETFQRCLEENQELRDAIRQSNQMLRERCEELQHFQSSQREEKEFLMQKFQEARKLVERLSLEKLDLRRQREQALKEVEHLKRCQQMAEDKASVKAQVTSLLGELQESQSRLEAATKERQALEGRARAASEQARQLESEREALQQQHNVQVDQLRMQTQSMEAALRMERQAASEEKRKLAQLQVAYHQLFQEYDNHIKSSMVSSERNRGMQLEDLKQQLQQAEEALVAKQEAIDKLKEEAEQHKIVMETVPVLKAQADIYKADFQAERQAREKLAEKKECLQEQLEQLQREYSRLKASCQESARIEDMRKRHVEVSQPPLPPTPAHHSIHSALPSQRRSPPEEPPDFCCPKCQYQAPDMDTLQIHVMECIE
- the IKBKG gene encoding NF-kappa-B essential modulator isoform X11, which codes for MSRPPWKSQLCEMVQPSGGPAGDQDVLGEESSLGKPAMLHLPSEQGTPETFQRCLEENQELRDAIRQSNQMLRERCEELQHFQSSQREEKEFLMQKFQEARKLVERLSLEKLDLRRQREQALKEVEHLKRCQQMAEDKASVKAQVTSLLGELQESQSRLEAATKERQALEGRRKLAQLQVAYHQLFQEYDNHIKSSMVSSERNRGMQLEDLKQQLQQAEEALVAKQEAIDKLKEEAEQHKIVMETVPVLKAQADIYKADFQAERQAREKLAEKKECLQEQLEQLQREYSRLKASCQESARIEDMRKRHVEVSQPPLPPTPAHHSIHSALPSQRRSPPEEPPDFCCPKCQYQAPDMDTLQIHVMECIE
- the IKBKG gene encoding NF-kappa-B essential modulator isoform X2, producing the protein MPRGSACSSAPFVRVPITGSAPPLQSGFVARRRRPYTLAEGSTSAGSVATPPRPSLWAGPSEPFPLAGRSPARVRPVLLGGLVVAPPLAGRGQPSAWRLDTVARGTRERTLTCWMSRPPWKSQLCEMVQPSGGPAGDQDVLGEESSLGKPAMLHLPSEQGTPETFQRCLEENQELRDAIRQSNQMLRERCEELQHFQSSQREEKEFLMQKFQEARKLVERLSLEKLDLRRQREQALKEVEHLKRCQQMAEDKASVKAQVTSLLGELQESQSRLEAATKERQALEGRARAASEQARQLESEREALQQQHNVQVDQLRMQTQSMEAALRMERQAASEEKRKLAQLQVAYHQLFQEYDNHIKSSMVSSERNRGMQLEDLKQQLQQAEEALVAKQEAIDKLKEEAEQHKIVMETVPVLKAQADIYKADFQAERQAREKLAEKKECLQEQLEQLQREYSRLKASCQESARIEDMRKRHVEVSQPPLPPTPAHHSIHSALPSQRRSPPEEPPDFCCPKCQYQAPDMDTLQIHVMECIE
- the IKBKG gene encoding NF-kappa-B essential modulator isoform X4, which encodes MPRGSACSSAPFVRVPITGSAPPLQSGFVARRRRPYTLAEGSTSAGSVATPPRPSLWAGPSEPFPLAGRSPARVRPVLLGGLVVAPPLAGRGQPSAWRLDTVARGTRERTLTCWMSRPPWKSQLCEMVQPSGGPAGDQDVLGEESSLGKPAMLHLPSEQGTPETFQRCLEENQELRDAIRQSNQMLRERCEELQHFQSSQREEKEFLMQKFQEARKLVERLSLEKLDLRRQREQALKEVEHLKRCQQMAEDKASVKAQVTSLLGELQESQSRLEAATKERQALEGRARAASEQARQLESEREALQQQHNVQVDQLRMQTQSMEAALRMERQAASEEKRKLAQLQVAYHQLFQEYDNHIKSSMGMQLEDLKQQLQQAEEALVAKQEAIDKLKEEAEQHKIVMETVPVLKAQADIYKADFQAERQAREKLAEKKECLQEQLEQLQREYSRLKASCQESARIEDMRKRHVEVSQPPLPPTPAHHSIHSALPSQRRSPPEEPPDFCCPKCQYQAPDMDTLQIHVMECIE